The Etheostoma cragini isolate CJK2018 chromosome 5, CSU_Ecrag_1.0, whole genome shotgun sequence genome contains a region encoding:
- the atp6v0a2b gene encoding V-type proton ATPase 116 kDa subunit a, which yields MGSLLRGEEMCLAQLFLQSGSAYDCINELGELGLVEFRDLNPSVNAFQRKHVNEIKKCEEMERILGYLLREVKKADISQPEGDVNPVAPLPKHVMAIMEQLQRLEVELGEVTRNKEKLQRNLLELTEYTHMLRTTRNFVQRTTEREPLQVQYEEFPFLEKDTMMDYSSMQRLGAKLGFVSGLIQRTKIEAFERMLWRVCKGYTILSHAEVEEYLENPDTGEPTKSVVFLISYWGDQIGQKVKKICDCYHCHLYPYPSSNEERNDVVEGLRTRIQDLHTVLHRTDDYLKQVLIKASESVYTWVIQVKKMKAIYFILNLCSFDVTNKCLIAEVWCPVDDIPTLRRALEEGSRKSGATVPSFVNRIPTNDTPPTLIRTNKFTSGFQNIVDAYGVGNYREVNPAPFTIITFPFLFAVMFGDLGHGAIMALFALWMVLYENNRKLKNTRNEIWNTFFEGRYIILMMGLFSIYTGLIYNDCFSKSLNIFGSGWSVKAMFDAEVWKDPDIRGNRFLTLDPNVLGVFKGPYPLGIDPIWNLATNRLTFLNSYKMKMSVILGVIHMSFGVILSTYNHLHFRKKHSLYLVFLPELLFLLCLFGYLVFMIFYKWLVFTAEDSRQAPSVLLHFINMFMQGDEVQPLFPGQKGLQVFLVVIAVLSVPVLLLGKPVYLYWLHNGSHRLGMYRGYERVRRNSEEELYLMRAHDMEEGSGHSDLSTSGERQTEEFDFADEFLHQAIHTIEYCLGCVSNTASYLRLWALSLAHAQLSEVLWTMVMRIGLQMDTSLGVFFLVPAFAVFAVLTVSILLVMEGLSAFLHALRLHWVEFQNKFYTGTGVKFCPFSFSQLPSSFEHDALL from the exons ATGGGCTCTCTGCTCAGAGGTGAGGAGATGTGTCTGGCCCAACTGTTTCTGCAGTCTGGGTCAGCATACGACTGCATCAACGAACTTGGAGAACTGGGCCTTGTGGAGTTCAGAGAT CTCAATCCCAGTGTCAACGCATTCCAACGAAAACATGTCAATGAGATCAAAAAATgtgaagagatggagaggatCCTTG gaTACCTTCTGAGAGAGGTCAAGAAAGCAGACATTTCCCAGCCAGAAGGAGACGTTAACCCAGTGGCCCCTCTACCCAAGCACGTCATGGCTATAATG gaaCAGCTGCAGAGGCTAGAGGTTGAGTTAGGTGAAGTCACCAGGAATAAAGAGAAGCTGCAGAGGAACCTACTGGAGCTGACcgagtacacacacatgctgcgcACCACCCGCAACTTTGTTCAGAGAACAACGGAG CGAGAGCCCCTACAAGTACAGTATGAGGAGTTTCCTTTCCTAGAAAAAGACACAATGATGGACTACAGCAGCATGCAGAGGCTAGGAGCCAAACTGGG TTTCGTTTCTGGGCTTATTCAGAGGACGAAGATCGAGGCCTTTGAGCGGATGCTTTGGAGAGTTTGCAAAGGCTACACCATCCTCAGCCACGCTGAGGTCGAGGAGTATTTGGAAAATCCTGACACT GGGGAGCCTACCAAAAGTGTGGTGTTCCTGATCTCTTACTGGGGAGACCAAATTGGTCAGAAAGTGAAGAAGATCTGTGACTG CTACCACTGTCACTTGTATCCCTATCCCAGTAGCAACGAGGAGAGGAATGACGTCGTGGAAGGACTAAGAACTCGCATTCAGGACCTGCACACA GTCCTCCATAGGACAGATGACTACCTGAAACAGGTCTTGATAAAGGCCTCAGAATCCGTCTACACCTGGGTCATCCAGGTCAAGAAGATGAAGGCCATCTACTTTATTCTGAACCTGTGTAGCTTTGATGTTACTAACAAGTGTCTGATCGCTGAGGTGTGGTGTCCTGTCGACGATATTCCCACGCTGCGGAGGGCCCTAGAAGAAGGATCG agaaaaagcGGAGCGACAGTCCCTTCTTTTGTCAATCGTATCCCCACCAACGACACTCCCCCCACCCTGATAAGGACCAACAAGTTTACCTCTGGCTTCCAGAACATTGTGGATGCCTATGGAGTTGGCAATTACAGAGAGGTTAACCCTG CTCCTTTTACAATCATTACTTTCCCGTTCCTGTTTGCTGTGATGTTTGGGGATCTGGGTCATGGAGCTATCATGGCTCTGTTTGCTCTCTGGATGGTGCTGTATGAGAACAACCGCAAACTTAAAAACACCAGGAATGAG ATCTGGAACACATTCTTTGAGGGACGTTATATCATCCTGATGATGGGCCTGTTCTCCATCTACACTGGCCTGATATATAACGACTGTTTCTCAAAGTCCCTTAACATCTTTGGTTCAGGATGGAGTGTGAAGGCCATGTTCGATGCCGAAGTGTGGAA GGATCCTGATATCCGTGGGAATCGTTTTCTCACGCTGGATCCAAATGTATTGGGAGTTTTCAAAGGACCATACCCTCTGGGAATTGACCCG ATTTGGAACTTGGCAACCAACCGCCTTACATTTCTGAACTCCTATAAGATGAAGATGTCAGTGATATTGGGCGTCATACACATGAGCTTTGGAGTCATCCTGAGCACTTATAATCACTT GCACTTTAGGAAGAAGCACAGCCTATACCTGGTATTTCTCCCTGAGCTCCTGTTCCTGCTGTGTCTGTTTGGCTACCTGGTGTTCATGATATTCTACAAGTGGCTGGTCTTCACTGCTGAGGACTCCAGACAAGCACCAAGCGTCCTCCTCCACTTCATAAACATGTTCATGCAGGGTGATGAAGTTCAGCCCCTCTTCCCGGGACAG AAAGGCCTGCAGGTATTTTTGGTGGTAATTGCTGTTCTTTCTGTGCCTGTCCTACTCCTGGGGAAACCTGTCTACCTTTATTGGTTACACAATGGAAGCCACCGCCTAGGAATGTACAGG GGTTATGAGCGTGTGCGGCGTAACAGTGAAGAGGAGCTCTACCTGATGAGGGCTCATGATATGGAGGAGGGCAGCGGTCACAGTGATCTCTCCACTAGCGGGGAGCGCCAAACAGAGGAG tTTGACTTTGCAGATGAGTTCCTTCATCAGGCCATCCACACTATAGAGTATTGCCTGGGTTGCGTCTCCAACACAGCCTCCTACCTAAGGCTCTGGGCTCTGAGCCTAGCACATGCCC AGCTATCGGAGGTGCTCTGGACCATGGTGATGCGAATAGGACTACAAATGGACACCAGTCTCGGGGTTTTTTTCCTGGTGCCTGCGTTTGCCGTGTTTGCCGTTCTCACTGTGTCCATCCTCCTGGTCATGGAGGGACTGTCCGCATTCCTTCACGCCCTGCGGCTGCACTG GGTGGAGTTTCAGAATAAATTCTACACTGGGACTGGAGTCAAGTTTTGCCCCTTTTCCTTCTCTCAGCTGCCCTCCAGCTTTGAGCATGATGCCTTACTGTGA